Within Eschrichtius robustus isolate mEscRob2 chromosome X, mEscRob2.pri, whole genome shotgun sequence, the genomic segment TTGGAAAAATACTATTCAAAGGAAAATGGCTGGTAATTCCCAGAGTTAGGGGGAGCCATAAGTTCCTCCATTCAGGAAGCAGACCTGACAAATCATAGTAAACCTTCAAGGTAACCCTAGAGATCAAAATAGCAGACAAAAAGACGCAGTGCCTAAAAAAGGAATACCAAATAGTGTGACTGCAGACCTCTTTGTCTTAATAAATTGAAGCCAAAAGCAAGTGCTGAGAGAAAGTAACTATCATCCTAGAGTTGCATATCTAGCCAAGGTATCATTTAATAGTGAAGCTATGCTACACATGAAGATGGACCTCCCCAAACCACACTCAAATGTAGACTTGCTCCACCGGCTGCTGAGAGTACAGTCAGGTGCTAATCCTCAGCCATTGAACCTTTCAGATATTTCCTCAGCTTCAGAGAgctaatttgcccaaagttaggGACTTCCTGAGACAGTCACATCCAATGTCTGAACAAGGGGAGGGTATAAATATATGTCTCATCCCATCCTCAGATGGTAATCCTGATTAACATTCCCACATAATTAACCCCATCTCAGTGCTGGCTTCCTTCTGGAGCTTaactgagaaataaagacttttgagaaaaatgaaatcttatcGTGTTTACATCAACTGACaccatgttaaaggaacttctaaagaatgtaatttaggaagatggaaaaagatcACAGCAGATGATCTGAGATGCAGGTAGGAATGTTAATAGAATAAATTAGCAAGTAGaggtaaatgtaaaacaatgactGTACACAAAAGTTGCAATAATGATTACAGTTCCTTTGAAGAATCAAGTAAACAAGACATAGCTAAATACTGCAGTTATGCAACACTTGGATGATAAGAGTGTCCAATGAGAGCAGCTCACGTCCTGTTCACTGGTTCGGCCAGTGATGGACTGGAAGCTTGTGAGCCACAGCCTTTGGCCCAGTGTGGGAAAGTGgccagggaaaaacaaataaaagcattcTTGGGAGGTTCAGACTTGGGGATTGTGGAGGAAACTGGAggggttccttccctgttgtTTGCTTGCTAGcttatttttaatcactgtaagttaatgatctgAATTCAGAGATTGTACTGTATGTGTCTCTTGTCCCTTGTATACAAGTAAGGGAAGGATTTGACTACTAAcacatcaagtgggatttttgtattttcattggtAAATGGGATTCTTTAGAAATAAGGAACGGCAAGCTTCCTTCACTGGTTTTATCACCATATTACATTTTCTGGTAATAAAGATTAGCTTTCCGCTTTCATAATTGGAAACATTTCATGAGCAGTAGAAATAGCAGTTCTTTAAAAGTGCAAATGGACACAGCTTTGGAATCTTGACCATTTCAGATGAAACCACATTGAtgaaccccccccccttttttcaaTTCTTCTTAAGTCATTTTTTGATTCCAATTCTGCAATTTATTGGTAAGGAAACACATTAAAGAAATGCCTCTGTCTGTATTGTCATGTATTCTTGCAAGAAATacgcttttattttaaagaacttcccatttattccttccattcttcctatggtgttttcttagagaattaATCATTGCTTTCAATCAACAACTCTTACCTTTGTTCACAAATTCAAGCATGTGGGGTATTTTGAGGACCTAAGGAATGTTAAGAAAActttatatttgagaaatgtttaagtatttttactaattttaaaagtattcccaTTTCTGTTTGTGTTCCAACTTTGGACAATGTGGCTTTGAGATTTCAATTTTTTCTGATTCACTGAGGGTTTTGATCATAATTGGAGGCAGTAGATGGTCAATTATGTCCCATGATTTCGAGGAGCACTCTGCAGACCATGTCAGAGACTTCCGGCTCAAGCCACGGAGGCTCAGCCATGGAAAGACAAGATACTATGTGGGAGTAAAATGGCCCGCCAAGTGGCTAAAGTCATTCTGATGGCGGCAACGACTTGAGTTAGGGAGGTCAGACTCGCTCAGGAAGctcaaactgatttttcttcagtGTAGGTGACTTGGGTGACATCTTTTCAGAGTTCTCATGCATAAATAGTAGGCATAAATCAGCTGAGGTGAACTTTGCCTACACGGGGCATAGTTCAAAGATTTTCTGGTACAGGTCACGGAAAGTTTAAAGTCACCAGATTTCCACTGTGATTGGCTGACTGGAGGCCAAGCAGGGGGCCATCCAATCACAGGTGACATGGGGTTCCTTAGTGACAGACCTCCCTGCTTTGCATTTTATCCAATCAGATGTGAGCATTGCCCGTGACGTCATAGAAGGCAGGGAGTAGACACCGGGCCAAGGGACCTCGACGGCCGCCCTGTCCTTCCCTCTGAGCTGCGGGGAAGACGATTCCGACATGCTTGAGCCTTCGTCTGAGACGTCTGAAGAAAGCCCGGGCACCAAGGAGACGTCTGAAGAAAGCCCGGGCACCAAGGAAGCCGAGCCGAAGAACCCGGAGCAGAAGACACCGAagcgccgctgcagccgccgtcgccgctgcagccgctgccgccgccgctgcagccgccgccgcctctcTGACGGCTTCGACAGCTTTGCCACCTATTTCGGAAGGGTGCTGCAGCGGGTCCAGGAGGGCCTGAGCCTCTCGCAGGAGGCCGTGAACGTCATGGATTCGTTCGTGAAGGACATCTTTGAGCGAATCGCCGGCGAGGCGGCGCGCCTGGTCCGCTCCAGCAAGCGCTCCACCCTCACCTCCAGAGACATGCAGACCTCCGTGCGCCTGCTGCTgcctgggaagaggggcaagcacgcCATATCCAGCGCCACCAAGGCAGTCATTCGGTACATCACCGGCAAATGAGCTGCCTCCGGACCACCTGAGCATCGCAAACCAAAGGATCTTTTCAGAgccacctcagttttcttaataaGAACTGTATTCTGATAAACTTTGATcgactttgttttttaaagtgtgtcatcctgctaatttttaaacatcttttttacaaagaactaaatattatcaactacattttaatatatctatGGTCTAATTTGCTCAAAATGAAATAGTGAGTTTTGTTCAATAATGTTGCATTATACCACTTTACTAAAGAgtgagttcttttatttttctaggtcaACCTTTCACAGGGTCTGTAAGATAAAGTTATTtacctttttcactctcattttctcatgaatGTATGGCTAAAATTTCCAGAGATTCATTATGTACCGTAATGACAACAAATTAAGTGCAGGAACATGTATAAGAATTCAACAGACATAGTAGAAGAGATATTaaggaggttttctttttcttttttttaattgaagtatagttgacttacaacgttgtattagtttctggtgtacagcaaagtgattcagttatacatatatataatctttttcatattctttttcattacaggttattacaagatattgaatatagttgttccctgtgctatactgtaggaccttgttgtttatctgttctatatatagtagtttgtgtctgctaatcccaaactcttaatttactcctcccccctcctttcccctttggtaaccataagtgtgttttctatgtttgtgagtctgtttgttttgtaaataagttcatttgtatcatattttagataccacatgtaagtgatatcatatggtatttgtctttctttgacttacttcacttagtatgatgatctctaggtccatccatgttgctgtaaatggcattattttattctttttcatggctgagtagtattccattgtatatattccacatctttatccattcgtgccaatggacatttaggttgcttccatgtcttggctattgtaaatagtgctgctatgaacattggggtgcatgtatcttttcacattagagttttctccagttatatgccaaggagtgggattgctggatcacatggtaactttatttttatttttttaaggaacttccatactgttttccatagtgcaccagtttacattcccaccaacagtgtaggagggttcccttttctccacaccctttgcagcatttattatttgtagactttttgataatagccattctgactagtgtgaggtgatacctcattgtagtttttgaaaccgtgcacctcagctTGGGACTTGAACCTAATCTCACCTCAGATGAGACTCGAACCCACCTGACTTGCACctcagatgggacttgaacccacaatctCTGGCTTAGGAAGGTACTCAAATCCACAATCTCCCAGGTAAAActgcacacctggtctcaggacttaatgaagttcaggttctttatgtctcactgCAGAAGGAATGCAGTGAGAggaaaagtgataggtaagaagtagatttattgagagagatacacactccacagacagagtgtgggccatctcagatggTGAGAACGGGCCCCCACGTATGGAGTGGTTAgctttttatgggctgggtaatttcataggctaataagTAGGAGGATTAgtccaactattttggagaaggggtgggg encodes:
- the LOC137756379 gene encoding histone H2B-like, whose product is MLEPSSETSEESPGTKETSEESPGTKEAEPKNPEQKTPKRRCSRRRRCSRCRRRCSRRRLSDGFDSFATYFGRVLQRVQEGLSLSQEAVNVMDSFVKDIFERIAGEAARLVRSSKRSTLTSRDMQTSVRLLLPGKRGKHAISSATKAVIRYITGK